In one Lysobacter alkalisoli genomic region, the following are encoded:
- the nuoI gene encoding NADH-quinone oxidoreductase subunit NuoI has translation MNKIVSYFKSLLLLELAQGLWLTFKYLWRPKYTLMYPMEKTPQSPRFRGIHALRRYPNGEERCIACKLCEAVCPALAITIDSDKREDGTRRTTRYDIDLFKCIFCGFCEESCPVDSIVETHIHEYHFDQRGQNIVTKPQLLAIGDRLEAEIAERRAADAPFR, from the coding sequence ATGAACAAGATCGTTTCCTACTTCAAGAGCCTGCTGCTCCTCGAGCTGGCGCAGGGACTCTGGCTTACCTTCAAGTATCTGTGGCGGCCGAAGTACACCCTGATGTACCCGATGGAGAAGACGCCGCAGTCGCCTCGCTTCCGCGGCATCCATGCACTGCGCCGCTATCCGAACGGCGAAGAGCGCTGCATTGCGTGCAAGCTCTGCGAGGCCGTGTGCCCGGCGCTGGCGATCACCATCGATTCGGACAAGCGCGAGGATGGCACCCGTCGCACCACGCGCTACGACATCGACCTGTTCAAGTGCATCTTCTGCGGCTTTTGCGAGGAGTCGTGCCCGGTGGACTCGATCGTCGAAACCCACATCCACGAATACCACTTCGATCAACGCGGACAGAACATCGTCACCAAGCCGCAGCTGCTGGCGATCGGTGACCGCCTCGAAGCCGAGATCGCCGAGCGCCGCGCCGCCGACGCGCCGTTCCGCTGA
- a CDS encoding NADH-quinone oxidoreductase subunit J yields the protein MDLVTIAFFVFAIAATLSGIAVITMKNPVHAALSLVLTFFSVACVWIIAGAEFLGVALILVYVGAVMVLFLFVVMMLDIDVAPLREGFVRYLPVGLVVAVVMLVEMLMLIGVKAMTEVPLAANPAELEGLSNTEWLARTLFVEYLLPFEIAAVILTVAVIAAVMLTLRRRDGVKHQNPGEQSRVRASDRVRMVRMDAVRPAPVATDDATGSEEGKA from the coding sequence ATGGACCTTGTAACGATCGCATTCTTCGTCTTCGCCATCGCGGCCACGCTGTCCGGCATCGCCGTGATCACGATGAAGAACCCGGTGCACGCGGCGCTGTCGCTGGTGCTGACCTTCTTCTCGGTGGCCTGCGTGTGGATCATCGCCGGTGCCGAGTTCCTCGGCGTGGCGCTGATACTGGTCTACGTCGGCGCGGTGATGGTGCTGTTCCTGTTCGTGGTGATGATGCTCGACATCGACGTAGCGCCATTGCGCGAGGGCTTCGTACGCTATTTGCCGGTCGGCCTGGTGGTCGCGGTGGTAATGCTGGTCGAGATGCTGATGCTGATCGGTGTCAAGGCGATGACCGAAGTGCCACTGGCGGCCAATCCCGCCGAGCTCGAGGGGCTGTCCAACACGGAATGGCTGGCGCGGACGCTGTTCGTCGAGTACCTGCTGCCGTTCGAGATCGCGGCGGTGATCCTGACCGTGGCGGTGATCGCGGCGGTCATGCTGACCCTGCGCCGCCGCGATGGCGTGAAGCACCAGAACCCCGGCGAGCAGTCGCGCGTACGTGCGAGCGACCGGGTCCGCATGGTCCGGATGGATGCAGTGCGTCCCGCACCGGTCGCCACGGACGACGCCACCGGCAGTGAGGAGGGCAAGGCATGA
- the nuoK gene encoding NADH-quinone oxidoreductase subunit NuoK: protein MNFATSLLTGLTPGHFLTLGAVLFCISVAGIFLNRKNVIVLLMCIELMLLAVNINFITFSRQLGDASGQVFVFFILTVAAAEAAIGLAILVTLFRNRRTINVAEIDTMKG, encoded by the coding sequence ATGAACTTCGCGACCAGTCTGCTGACCGGCCTGACTCCGGGCCACTTCCTGACCCTGGGCGCGGTGCTGTTCTGCATCAGCGTTGCCGGCATCTTCCTCAACCGCAAGAACGTGATCGTGCTGCTGATGTGCATCGAGCTGATGCTGTTGGCAGTGAACATCAACTTCATCACGTTCTCACGTCAGCTGGGCGACGCGTCCGGTCAGGTATTCGTGTTCTTCATCCTGACCGTGGCCGCGGCCGAGGCCGCCATCGGCCTGGCAATCCTCGTCACGCTGTTCCGCAACCGGCGCACGATCAACGTCGCCGAGATCGACACCATGAAGGGCTGA